A stretch of the Ciona intestinalis unplaced genomic scaffold, KH HT000184.2, whole genome shotgun sequence genome encodes the following:
- the LOC100177279 gene encoding CAP-Gly domain-containing linker protein 1 isoform X3, which yields MAEKQSGLKPPSRIGKPGAILMGTKSIPAQKAPSSTNSNSNAASNFIIGDKVILSGSKVGRIQFLGETEFAPGQWAGIVLEDAVGKNNGSVAGVQYFQCEPMHGVFARPSKLVRANNETAGNTTGKSTVTTVKPPSTLSKPKSATAVKTAPLTIANLKASTGETPTHERKKKGIRSPASSIRSLKFGGLGDASSVRYNEDIKVGDRVNVGDAKVGTVRFVGETEFAKGCWVGIELDSAQGKNDGSVAGNRYFTCEANFGLFALRHKVKKVTGTVAKKTAQSAVKKRPTVKSPGSSASSVSSVTSIPSLRRPSKLQSEVSSRYKQKTAATGVQALQEALVEKQQHVESLIAERDQEKSELMEVNLTAAMKQDQLNKLQEAHDQFVKEKESQLDQLRRLVEEADLEKVKLAQDLDEERRKAEDYQFQLEEGQIIKDDMEAELSKLRSSVTELNSGLHIERSKSLSLQTSLEDTRALTVDDKSELNQLRIERDEAQQQINQLNQQVESLTEQVNNSPVFELEEQLLESKSSLEETEATIAQMKINVETAEQENIKLKNLIEDSLQKHSEETFELKNQLKILAEKRNEQFTAVDAVAEKERQISSLEQDLLNANQSLESIKEEKKKTEEEVERMMLEMKSLNEDREKLEQSCKEEIKQKINLQEEVERFKESLDAKDAEFGKIKISLDERLKMIEEKDQLCSQLNQKLDVATSCQQQLQTQLNSCNETWQQKFNESNEKVQNLEATHETAMQEVETMKSKNELLTKQNVDLQQNLDVMSKQTGDKDQTYNQQLQSARETIEQTTNDLILARQKLEQVEKTNQKLNEALETQLKTLQTEEELRKEKESNVDELNQLILTLKEAAMKHETMQAELNEKVETKSKELILLSTKYEELNMQYNVAAEEGGNLREKYLSLEHKETQLEAEVNKCRTDLDEASKHTESLLQELKSCKERSKSYVEAGDNLAGEMDDLKSEHDKLQKLLEASNAKVSEQVKHIKELEGRCSMLGEDLKSSESGKGEVMVELQNLKSQNDEIFKELNEAKLSIEKLRSENVEKQEKMEKIEAANAEDVAEMKNNFEKHVQDLMNQGEVSSQELFTYKQQTEEERKAKEKLKSELESLNESLCLANQEKEDLSMQLEKTASDVEALQCSLKEERGNVEKLEEKVVEVELVLGGERKKFEDDKLGMQGSINDLKKSLETKNSECDNLQIKVKKTESEKTEVQKSLENLKTDLKKVNSEFSEVKSKLEEENKELESKNAELVISVADLSEKSHQVSSELDELKSKHETLQLSVQQQKQKETETLSFVEKLLTQLDIENNESCDLPQQFELMTSKCIGLQDECKHLEETYRVCENEKTNVEKQCTELSGNFSNLEIEFEGIKTGLSKERARAEELDSKCQELTEKCEKVNSEKVAVTEELEGSRRSLKEMTAQLSEQTAKAKKLDSKFQELTEKYEKQNSENVVVTEELESSRRSLKEMTAELADQTAKAKKLDSKFQELTEKYEKQNSEKLVVTEELESSRRSLKEMTAELADVKLQKELLSTNAEDIDAKTMQVKAMYDEVLQQNDQLSVQLQTVVTEKNQIQSDLETQVKSSNDEKQQSEQKLVQVEEELTQLKSQLELKCEENSTLDSRCSELTSKLEKLETENKNEIESRVKAVEEAEINIRKLQEEKEAMLIQCNDFESELQSTRSKLELTASEYDNLQVEIKKTESEKTEVKKSLENLKTDLEKVNSQFSEAKSMLEDENKELESKNAELVFSVADLSEKSHQVSSELDELKSKHETLVASYDESKKNKDEVERKLDQVNQDHLAVLSEMEKLKLEKQNLEASLCEKNQLLQSSSQEQTQKLVQVEEELTQLKSQLELKCEENSTLDSRCSEFTSKLEKLETENKKEIESRVKAVEEAEINIRKLQEEKDAIVKQCNDFESELQSTRSKLELTASECDNLQVEIKKTESEKTEVENSLENLKTDLEKVNSEFSEAKLKLEEENAELVISVADLSEKSHQVSSELDELKSKHETLVASHDESKKNKDEVERKLDQVNQDHLAVLSEMEKLKLEKQNLEASLCEKNQLLQSSNQKVSEDASEIQKTLLQCQTENNTLSERIMNVENENKNFKTEEETLQAKVKKLEASLSLSVTAEEEREKVLKREFASERDSLQRSLDITTKLIEERTKEAESYIKEITRLKSEQVLVKTLQDQVTKLEQQKVELNVQVTTLQQSNHSNQLSNNHQADNGGGDAGQVDFLNKVIIDQQQKIKMLTDKIEELEGMMLDDGAGGEEAEYNGESRKLAPRLFCDICDVFDAHDTEDCPTQSMMEPDPAGASQHYERGEGRAYCEDCEVFGHWTDDCEEQQIF from the exons ATGGCGGAAAAGCAATCTGGTTTAAAACCTCCGTCGAGAATAGGAAAGCCTGGTGCAATATTAATGG GAACAAAAAGTATTCCCGCACAAAAGGCACCTTCATCTACAAATAGTAACTCCAATGCTGCATCGAACTTTATTATag GTGACAAAGTAATACTGAGTGGGTCAAAAGTTGGTCGCATTCAGTTCTTGGGTGAGACAGAATTTGCTCCTGGTCAATGGGCAGGTATTGTATTAGAAGATGCAGTGGGAAAGAATAATGGATCCGTGGCTGGTGTGCAATATTTTCAG TGTGAACCTATGCATGGTGTGTTTGCAAGACCAAGTAAACTGGTTCGAGCTAACAATGAAACTGCTGGAAACACCACAG GCAAATCCACAGTTACTACAGTAAAACCACCATCTACATTATCCAAACCAAAATCAGCCACTGCTGTCAAAACTGCTCCTCTTACAATAGCTAACCTCAAAGCATCAACCGGTGAAACTCCTACTCatgaaagaaagaaaaaag GTATAAGAAGTCCAGCATCAAGTATTCGAAGCTTAAAGTTTGGAGGTTTAGGTGATGCTTCTAGTGTTCGTTATAATGAAGATATTAAAGTAGGAGACAGAGTTAATGTTGGTGACGCAAAAGTTG GAACGGTTCGTTTTGTTGGTGAGACTGAGTTTGCGAAGGGTTGTTGGGTTGGGATTGAACTTGATTCAGCGCAAGGGAAGAATGATGGATCTGTTGCTGGAAACAG GTATTTTACCTGTGAGGCAAACTTTGGGCTTTTTGCATTACgccataaagttaaaaaagtgaCTGGAACTG TGGCAAAGAAAACAGCACAGAGTGCCGTAAAGAAGAGGCCGACAGTTAAATCACCTGGCAGTTCAGCTTCGTCTGTTAGCAGCGTAACTTCAATACCAAGTCTACGCAGACCATCCAAG TTGCAGTCGGAAGTATCGTCACGATACAAACAGAAGACGGCAGCTACTGGTGTGCAAGCTCTGCAAGAAGCTTTGGTTGAGAAACAGCAACATGTTGAGTCCCTGATAGCTGAGAGAGACCAGGAGAAAAGTGAACTTATGGAAGTCAATTTAACCGCTGCGATGAAACAAGATCAACTTAATAAACTACAAGAAGCGCATGATCAG TTTGTGAAAGAGAAAGAATCTCAACTTGACCAACTCCGGAGGTTGGTGGAAGAGGCGGACCTCGAGAAGGTCAAGTTAGCTCAGGATCTTGACGAGGAGAGAAGGAAAGCGGAGGATTATCAATTCCAACTGGAGGAAGGACAGATTATCAAAGATGATATGGAG GCCGAGTTGTCAAAACTTCGATCATCTGTCACCGAGCTTAACTCTGGACTTCACATTGAACGAAGCAAGTCACTTAGCTTACAAACAAGCTTAGAGGATACTAGG GCGTTAACTGTTGATGATAAATCTGAGTTGAATCAACTCCGCATTGAAAGAGATGAAGCGCAACAACAAATTAATCAACTAAATCAACAAGTTGAATCCCTAACT GAGCAAGTTAACAACTCCCCAGTGTTTGAACTTGAGGAACAATTACTTGAATCAAAGTCATCATTGGAAGAAACAGAAGCTACAATTGCCCAGATGAAGATAAATGTTGAAACAGctgaacaagaaaatattaaacttaaaaatttaattgagGATTCa TTGCAGAAACACAGCGAGGAAACTTTCGAATTAAAGAATCAGTTGAAAATTCTTGCGGAAAAACGTAACGAACAGTTTACTGCTGTAGATGCAGTGGCAGAAAAAGAAAG ACAAATCTCATCATTGGAGCAAGATCTTCTGAATGCCAACCAATCTTTGGAAAGTATAAAA gagGAAAAGAAGAAAACGGAAGAAGAGGTTGAGAGGATGATGTTGGAGATGAAGTCTCTCAATGAGGATCGAGAGAAGTTGGAGCAAAGTTGTAAAGAGGAGATAAAGCAGAAGATCAACCTCCAGGAAGAGGTTGAGAGGTTCAAAGAGTCCTTGGATGCAAAAGATGCGGAGTTTGGGAAGATCAAGATCAGTTTAGACGAGAGGTTGAAGATGATTGAAGAGAAAGATCAACTTTGTTCGCAACTTAATCAAAAGTTGGATGTTGCTACAAGTTGTCAACAACAG CTTCAAACACAACTTAATTCTTGTAACGAAACATGGCAACAAAAGTTCAATGAATCAAATGAAAAAGTTCAAAATCTGGAAGCTACTCATGAAACTGCTATGCAAGAG GTGGAGACAATGAAGTCAAAGAATGAATTGTTGACGAAACAAAACGTCGATTTGCAACAAAACCTGGATGTTATGAGTAAACAAACGGGAGACAAAGACCAGACTTATAATCAACAATT ACAATCAGCAAGAGAAACTATAGAACAAACAACAAACGATCTCATTCTAGCCAGACAGAAATTGGAACAAGTcgaaaaaacaaaccaaaaattaAATGAG GCTTTGGAAACTCAACTAAAAACACTTCAAACTGAAGAAGAATTGAGGAAAGAAAAAGAATCAAATGTTGATGAATTGAACCAattgattttaactttaaaagag GCTGCCATGAAACATGAAACTATGCAAGCTGAGCTGAATGAAAAAGTGGAAACAAAATCAAAGGAATTAATATTGCTGTCAACTAAATATGAAGAATTAAACATGCAATACAATGTAGCTGCTGAAGAGGGAGGAAACTTAAGAGAAAAATATCTCAGTCTTGAACATAAAGAAACCCAGCTTGAAGCagaagtaaataaatgtagAACGGATTTAGATGAAGCATCAAAGCATACAGAGTCTTTGTTGCAGGAGCTAAAATCCTGCAAGGAAAGATCAAAATCTTATGTAGAGGCAGGGGACAACTTAGCGGGGGAAATGGATGATTTGAAATCTGAACACGATAAGCTGCAGAAACTTCTAGAAGCTTCAAATGCAAAAGTATCTGAACAAGTTAAACATATAAAGGAGCTTGAAGGAAGGTGTTCTATGTTGGGGGAAGATTTAAAGAGTTCTGAATCTGGCAAGGGGGAAGTTATGGTGGAGTTGCAGAACTTGAAGTCACAGaatgatgaaatatttaaagagcTTAATGAAGCTAAATTGTCAATTGAAAAGTTGCGATCGGAAAATGTggaaaaacaagaaaagatGGAAAAAATAGAGGCGGCAAATGCTGAAGATGTAGCAGAA ATGAAAAACAACTTTGAGAAACATGTTCAAGACCTTATGAACCAAGGTGAAGTTTCTTCACAAGAATTATTCacttataaacaacaaacagaagAAGAGAGAAAGGcaaaagaaaaactaaaatctGAGCTTGAAAGTTTAAACGAAAGTTTATGCTTGGCTAACCAAGAGAAAGAAGATTTATCCATGCAATTGGAGAAGACTGCAAGTGATGTAGAGGCTCTTCAATGCTCCTTGAAAGAGGAGAGAGGGAATGTGGAAAAACTTGAGGAAAAGGTTGTGGAGGTTGAATTGGTTTTGGGAGgagaaagaaaaaagtttgaaGATGATAAGTTGGGGATGCAAGGATCTATTAATGATCTTAAGAAGAGTCTTGAGACTAAAAACTCTGAATGCGATAATCTGCAAATTAAGGTGAAAAAAACGGAATCAGAAAAAACTGAGGTTCAAAAATCATTGGAAAATCTGAAAACGGAtcttaaaaaagttaattctGAGTTTTCTGAAGTAAAATCAAAGTTAGAAGAAGAAAATAAAGAGTTGGAATCAAAAAATGCTGAACTTGTTATTTCTGTGGCTGATTTGAGTGAAAAATCTCACCAAGTTTCATCAGAGTTGGATGAACTAAAATCTAAACATGAAACTTTACAACTGTCGGTTCAGCAACAAAAACag AAAGAAACAGAAACTTTATCTTTTGTTGAAAAACTTCTGACACAACTTGACATTGAGAACAATGAATCATGTGACTTACCTCAACAGTTTGAACTGATGACTTCAAAGTGCATTGGATTGCAAGATGAATGCAAACATCTTGAAGAGACGTATCGGGTCTGTGAAAATGAGAAGACCAATGTGGAGAAACAGTGCACTGAGTTGAGTGGAAATTTCTCTAACCTGGAAATTGAGTTTGAGGGAATCAAAACTGGGCTGTCTAAGGAGAGAGCTAGGGCAGAAGAATTGGATTCAAAATGTCAAGAATTGACAGAAAAATGCGAAAAAGTAAATTCTGAAAAGGTTGCTGTTACTGAGGAGCTTGAAGGCTCAAGGCGGAGCTTAAAAGAGATGACAGCACAGTTGTCTGAACAGACAGCTAAGGCAAAGAAATTGGATTCAAAATTTCAAGAGTTGACAGAAAAAtacgaaaaacaaaattctgaAAACGTGGTTGTTACTGAAGAGCTTGAAAGCTCAAGGCGAAGCTTAAAAGAGATGACAGCTGAGTTGGCTGATCAGACAGCTAAGGCAAAGAAATTGGATTCAAAATTTCAAGAGTTGACAGAAAAAtacgaaaaacaaaattctgaAAAACTGGTTGTTACTGAAGAGCTTGAAAGCTCAAGGCGAAGCTTAAAAGAGATGACAGCTGAGTTGGCTGATGTGAAACTACAGAAAGAATTGCTGTCAACCAATGCTGAAGATATTGATGCCAAAACTATGCAAGTGAAAGCTATGTATGATGAAGTGCTGCAACAGAATGATCAGTTGTCTGTTCAATTACAAACTGTTGttactgaaaaaaatcaaatacaaaGCGATCTGGAAACTCAAGTTAAATCTTCAAATgatgaaaaacaacaaagtgaACAA aaacttgTTCAAGTTGAAGAAGAATTAACGCAGTTGAAGTCTCAGCTTGAATTGAAATGTGAGGAAAATTCAACTTTAGATTCTCGCTGTTCAGAACTTACGAGCAAACTTGAAAAGTtggaaacagaaaataaaaacgaaattgAAAGTCGAGTTAAAGCTGTTGAAGAAGCTGAAATTAATATCAGGAAATtacaagaagaaaaagaagcaaTGCTTATACAGTGCAATGATTTTGAATCTGAATTACAAAGTACGCGTAGCAAATTAGAACTCACTGCCTCAGAATACGATAATCTGCAAGTTGAGATCAAAAAAACTGAATCAGAAAAAACTGAagttaaaaaatcattggAAAATCTAAAAACTGACCTTGAAAAAGTTAATTCCCAGTTTTCTGAAGCGAAATCGATGTTAGAAGACGAAAATAAAGAGTTGGAATCAAAAAATGCTGAACTTGTTTTTTCTGTGGCTGATTTGAGTGAAAAATCTCACCAAGTTTCATCAGAGTTGGATGAATTGAAATCTAAACATGAAACTTTGGTTGCAAGTTATGATGAAAGTAAGAAGAACAAAGATGAAGTTGAGAGGAAGTTGGATCAAGTCAATCAAGATCATCTTGCTGTTTTAAGTGAGATGGAAAAGTTGAAattggaaaaacaaaatcttgaaGCAAGTCTTTGCGAgaaaaatcaacttttacaatcGTCAAGTCAGGAACAAACACAG AAACTTGTTCAGGTTGAAGAAGAATTGACGCAGTTGAAGTCTCAGCTTGAATTGAAATGTGAGGAAAATTCAACTTTAGATTCTCGCTGTTCAGAATTCACAAGCAAACTTGAAAAGTTGGagacagaaaataaaaaggaaattgAAAGTCGAGTGAAAGCTGTTGAAGAAGCTGAAATTAATATCAGGAAATTACAAGAAGAAAAAGATGCAATCGTTAAACAGTGCAATGATTTTGAATCTGAATTACAAAGTACGCGTAGCAAATTAGAACTCACTGCCTCAGAATGCGATAATCTGCAAGTTGAGATCAAAAAAACTGAATCAGAAAAAACTGAAGTTGAAAACTCATTGGAAAATCTAAAAACTGATCTTGAAAAAGTTAATTCTGAGTTTTCTGAAGCGAAATTGAAGTTAGAAGAAGAAAATGCTGAACTTGTTATTTCTGTGGCTGATTTGAGTGAAAAATCTCACCAAGTTTCATCAGAGTTGGATGAATTGAAATCTAAACATGAAACTTTGGTTGCAAGTCATGATGAAAGTAAGAAGAACAAAGATGAAGTTGAGAGGAAGTTGGATCAAGTCAATCAAGATCATCTTGCTGTTTTAAGTGAGATGGAAAAGTTGAAattggaaaaacaaaatctcGAAGCAAGTCTTTGTGAgaaaaatcaacttttacaatcaTCCAACCAAAAAGTATCAGAG GATGCATCAGAAATACAGAAAACCTTGCTTCAATGTCAAACTGAGAATAATACTTTAAGTGAAAGAATCATGAACGTcgaaaacgaaaataaaaac TTTAAAACTGAAGAGGAAACATTGCAAGCAAAGGTCAAGAAGTTAGAAGCAAG TTTAAGTCTGAGTGTTACAGCAGAAGaagaaag AGAAAAAGTCTTGAAACGAGAATTTGCGTCTGAACGTGATTCGCTTCAGCGGTCGCTTGACATCACCACTAAACTTATCGAGGAAAGAACGAAAGAAGcagaaagttacattaaagAG ATTACTCGCTTAAAATCTGAACAAGTTCTTGTAAAGACGTTGCAAGACCAAGTTACAAAGTTGGAGCAGCAGAAAGTTGAATTGAATGTTCAAGTTACAACATTACAACAAAGTAACCATAGCAACCAACTTTCGAATAACCACCAAGCTGATAATGGGG GTGGTGATGCTGGGCAGGTTGACTTTCTCAACAAAGTGATCATTGATCAGCAACAGAAGATAAAGATGCTCACTGATAAGATTGAAGAGTTAGAAGGAATGATGTTGGATGATGGAGCTGGGGGGGAGGAAGCAGAATATAATGG cgAATCACGAAAACTTGCCCCTCGATTATTTTGCGATATTTGCGATGTATTTGACGCTCACGATACGGAGGATTGCCCGACGCAGAGCATGATGGAGCCAGATCCTGCAGGGGCGTCTCAACATTATGAAAGGGGGGAGGGAAGAGCTTACTGTGAGGACTGCGAAG